The genomic region TGTTCTAGCAATACTTGTGCCCTCAACTATAACTTATTTGCCACTTCTGGGTCTGGCCCCTTTTCTGTTGATAATCCAAATgtcaatacaaaaaaacacaaatgtcctTATCTGTACTGGTCTGCTGATGTTCAGTATTATCCCCAATTTTGGAGTCTGCATTGGGCCTATATTCTATATCTCCCGGCTAAGGAAAATTCTCTGTAGCAGAAATAATGAATCAAGAGACCCAAGGAAGAACACTGCAGACAAGAGAAACTAATCTGCTGATTTATCTGAACACCTGTGCCACCTAAGCAGTTTTGTGGAATTGCTGTTGTTGTTATAGGAGTAAAGATAAAGATTTGTAAAGATGCTGAAGATTTGTAAAGTGTAGGATTTGTAGCACTTATGGATTTCTTAACTTTATTTAATTGCTATATAAGATGCAAGCATTGTTCTGTAGATTAAGCAACATGTACTGAATGTACtataacattaataaaactATGAATGGGCAAAAGTAATGTTACTACCTTTTAGGAGTAGGACATTGTATATTAAGTCAGATGAAAAGCTTCACTTTTTGACTTGTGCATATTTGATGTTTGCATGCTAAATACGCACATCTGCTATTCATCAGGCTTTTTTCTTGATTGTAATAGACAACTGTAACTATAGCTTCTctatattattagtttttttttcagtatccCCTTTATCCTGGACAGGGTCACATCTGACCTGTGGAACACTGTCCTAGGAACACTGGGCAGAAAGTGGAATTAAGATGCTAGTCGATCTTAGTGTCCATTTATCCAATTCTACAATTTGAAATATGCACTATTATCATTCatataatcaaataataaaaatgggcagtttatttaattgttaattttaCAATGTTCTGTTTCTCTTAATAATTAGGAGATCATCCATATATTAAACCTCGAAACAACTCCTCTGAAATTTTTGAAAAGATTTGTTTCTTGACATGTAATTAAGTTTTTGAAAAACATATAAAAGTTAAAACACATTTGCTTTTAGCTGATTATTTGAGAGTTTCATGAAATTTAGAACATTCTTCTAGCTGTTTTTCGGCCCCTGGTGgcctagtggttaggatgcggcgctctcaccgctgcggcccgggttcgatctccggtcagggaaccaaccccagccattagggttaaacaaaaccttagtgccggtcccaaggtcagataaatggggagggttgcgttaggaagggcatccagcgtaaaaacatgtgccaatttaaacatgcggatggtctgctgtggcgacccctaacgggagaagcagaaagaaagttaGTTTTCTAGCTGTTTTTTAGTCTTTTGGAGAACTGAGATCATTTATATTAGTAGGAAtatcacagatttttttaaatcatttagaaATTTCCAACCATTTTTCCAAAGCCTAAGGCTCAAAATTAAATGAACAAACTTGTATAATTATAACTACTAAAGTTGACTACCAAAGTTTCtgcttttgaaatattttgccaGATCTTCACTGCAGCTTGTGCTTCTTTCTGCCTTTAGTTTTGTCTTCATTTGGGTTTAGGTCAAGTGGCTGTAGCCCTTTCCATCTTGGCAGTTTTACACTGTAGAATTTATCCTGATACTATCAGCAATCCCATCAACAATAAACACCAGTGACACAGTTCCATTAGCAGCCACAAAATGTTCATGCCATAACATGCCATTATTTTTGCAAATGAAATGATGTGATATGGTTTGAAGCATAAGTTCTTCCTTTGTCTTCTCCATAATTTGATATCCATAATAGTGCTGAGCACATCAGAGCGCAATGATTAGTCTAATCAGCTACAGGTTTGGGTCCAGCACAGTCTCATGGCATTTTGTGAAAAAGTCACGAAATGTAATCTACTGATTTTTGTTCATagacacgaatttccctctttttccgTGTCACTGAGGATGACTTTTCTACGTTTTATATTCAGTTAGCTAGtcgctattataaaccatcaTCAGTGGTTAATTctagtcaaaatacagtaaatatattctcctaGTTAATTAAAGAGACTGTGTTAATTACAGCACACgttatttacagtataacccttaccctaatcctaatcctatattttctgccttattctctgataaaaagTAAACCTatggcatttctgtcagcattacctATGATCCTCTGCCTCCGTTGCTATTGAGACGGAGCCAGATGGAGGCAGTCGTGCTGAGTGTCAcggaaaaagagggaaattcggTTGCATGAACAACGAAGATTAAAGTTTGTAACTATATCACGAAATGCTCGTTCCATCCTGCTCCGTCCTCCACTTGTGAATCGCTGCCACACTAAAGTTTTTACTATCTTTCTGATAGGTCAATATCagaaactttgttttttttttcagctcaaTGATATCCTTCACTTGCATTAAGATCTTTTGGACCACGTAGTGAGAGTTCCCATACCCAGCTACCAAATACTAATTCAACACCTTTCTTCATCTGCATTTTGATCTACTTTAGTGATAAAGCTCATTTTAAAAAGTTGTCACAGTTCAAATActataataaaactataatataaaCCCAAATGTATCTCTGGTGCTTGTAATAGATCAAAACATTGTAACATTttaatatgtgaagaaaaacatttgaCATGCAAAAATACTTTAAGCATGAATAATTGGGATgattggatgaatggatggacagacagacagacagacagacagacaaatagatagatagatagatagatagatagatagatagatagatagatagatagatagatagatagatagatagatagatagatagatgtgtcaTTTAAGTGTCTGTGCAAAGACTCAGTGTTTTATTGAGTCCTGTGTGACTTTGGAGAGTTATGTGCAAACCAGAGTGTCAATGTGCATAGTGTACAGCGTGTAGTGCAGTGACAGTAACCTTTCACTGAAGCTGCTCCTCTGCCTGGAGATGATCCTGTGCAGTGGATGCAGTGGATGGTCTATGATTGACAGGAGTCTGCTCAGTGAAGGTCTCTTTGCCACTGATATCAGGCTGTCCATTAGCCTATAATATGCAGTTTCATATTTCTGACCCTTTTTATATCTAAcaattctgaggaaaaaaaagtcagaattgcgaacTTTTATCACATAATTGTGagaaatttgttttattcaaaGGCGGAAACGGGCTTtcatagttttgttttgttgataCCACATACGCggaacaaaaatacacacacacacacgcacacacacacacatggtaacGCCTACCGTGTCCCAGATTGTAGAGAGATCAGTTTTAATCACACTGTTATGACAAGTGGCTTTCCGATGTATTATACATACACGCTCTGTAGTTATTGAGCTCAAGTGAGGCATTGGGAAAAAGTGAACctgatctggcaaccctgacACCCGGTATTAAGCTTGTGATCACGCTTCCGTTACATTAGTGAGTGGTGAGTGCTTTACAGTTTTCAGTCctagcaatatatatattttataaaacaagaattataaaaataaaccacatACTTCCTCTCCAAAGAGCACTTGTTTATCATGGTATTGCCTCTTTGTAAAGGTGAAAGTAAAACTATAATTGAACGGTGAAATCTTCAGAATGCAAACTATTCCTTTAAATCAAACCACATACAGAGTCCTTAAGTGGACTTAgtaatggaaataaatgagaTGGGACATAACTGGCAAAACTTTTGCAGCCTCCCGCCGTcgattcctttaaaaaaaacggTCACTTGCTTTCGGTTTGAGTTGAGGAAAGTCggtgattcacacacacaactcaacaGCATGGTGCGGGTCATAGAGTTTGATTTGGAGACCGGATTCGAATTCGAAACGAATTCAaggcatattttttttcctcacttaaACGATTGTCTCGAAACTTTGACACGTGCACCAGTCATTACGTATTCCACGTATTTTAAACGCAAGGGCGCGAAAGCACTCAAACGACGCGGCGCAAAGTCGAGCTCGCGCGCCGTCGTGAGACGTCCTCCTGGAAACgcaaaatacagacaaaaatcTGTAGAGGTTCCCAGTCTTGTTCCTACTAAGAAACAAACATCAAACTTGATTAAGGGCCGTGGGCTGGAAATAAATGTtggattatacaaaaaaaaaaaaaatattaaaatcaatgATTTAatcgttaaaaaaaataactaaatagaCAACAAGACTCGGTAATCTAGCTAATGCAATTATATTTTCAAAGTTATAATTCGGTGAATCCTATAAtacaatgtgttttatttattgtattgtatagttcAATGCTTAATATAGCTACAGTATTCAGTGACCTCTAATTagagacatgaagctggtcATTTCTGTTTGAAAATGATCCTTTTACTTTTGGTTCCTCATTGGTTCAAACAATTAAACTCTTTATTTACTCTGATTTTGCCTCTAAAGTTTGGCCACATCTTAAATAATTGTCTGTCAGTGAAAATGAGAATATTTTTCAACGAAGTTTACAAAATATtcgtaatatattttttacggCTTTCGACCGATATTgatatttaatcgcgattaatcgcatgattgtcatcaGTTAACTTGTGACTAATCAccacttaatcgcacatttttatcagttcCAAATGTATCCTAAAtcaatacttttcaagtttttaatactctaatcaacataggcatggacaaatatgaatgctttacgcaaatgtatgtattattaaacCAGACtcagcatgaagacaaaatattcttgtaaatgttttaaagtaattatagcattttaaattacgtaaatcatcaggacagcAAACTggacttttgctatgtttctacACGGACAGTTATAATTGCCAGATTTGTGCATCATggaggattttggtgcttgatttgagatggcgcatcagtaaaacaaatttgtacatacattgttttataaatatctgtaatatatatacacatgtacatgtaATAAATGCAAACCACCCTAGTTTATTACTTTGTGAAAATATTTCAACTTTCCAAATACTTTTATACAAATTacttaaaataagaaatcaacAGAATCCTTATGTTTCTCtaaatcattttgtttatgttttttcctctctttttctcttcctcttttgttttgttttgtctgggTATTTCTCAcactctcctgtgtgtgtgtgtgtgtgtgtgtgtgtgtgtgagagagagagagagattgtgtgtaattgtgtcaATTGTGTCTTGTGATATTGAAGTAATTGAGAGGGTAAAAAATAGAGAATGCCCCCCACTTCCCCCAAAAAATTGTGAGCGAATGTTATTAAAATagtttcataatttattttatcgCCATATCCTATTAAGGGTTTAAAAGACACTAGTTTGTTAGTCAAAAATAGAGAGTAAATTAAAAACGTTGTGTAGGCTGTGCATCTGTATGGTATGCTGAATACTCCAAGCGGTCTAAATTGTGCACCCTTGAGAATgtattttcatgtatttatagtGTTTCATTCCTGTCATCAAAATGGAGACCATGCAAGCTGACGGCCAGTTTACTACCGAGTATAAGCTTTTGAAGatttatcataaaaaaagaaagcaaaaatcaAGAGCAACACTTGAAAACACACTCGACTATAAGGAAACATTAGTCAAAGATGCGCTGCCAAGAATTCAGGCAGCCAGTAGTCATAAATTCCAGAGTGAAAGTGTCCGGGTTACTGCCTCTGGAAAGACTGGTAAGACAGCTGACCAACCATTGAGCACAAAAGCCTACCTGAGATGATAAACACTGCTTTAATCCAATTTCAATGTTATGTCCTCAGCTGCATTTGATCAAGTGGCTGATAAACTGACTCACATTGTAGACCATGCACCTCCTGTTCAGGATCAAGTAGTAACAGACCATGGTAAGTTTGTTTACCTGTGAGTCTCCTTCCAGCTTTCCTATTCCTAAGAATGTAATGCTGTATATAAATGGACTGTTTTTTTGTGCCTATTTTATGTGATCAGATGCCGTGCAGCGGCTTGTAAGTTTATTGAAAGAATatggggacctagtgaatgaaaAGGTAAGCATcttgacaaaataaaatgtaaataattctcACACATTTGCATGTTTTACACCTCTTTaaccttgtttttttacacagattGTTAACGATGAGGAACTTTTAAGCTTTCTCCAAGGCCCCTTCTCCTACAGCCTTTTTGAAAAACTGGCCTCAGCTTTCATTTACAGCATGGTGCCCCCAGGCAAGCAAAAGGAAGAAGATGATAATCAGAAAAAGATTGCTTGGACCTTTGAAATGACCAGTAGGCTAAGCACCTTGGACCTGCAGCCTATGAATAGAGTGATGGGATTCGGGGCCCAGTATGTTCATCAACATTTTGCTCCATGGATCCAGCAACATGGTGGCTGGGTAAGAGAGCTGATTCATGTACAGAAACTTATAGTTTGAACATAGAGCACAAAaaccatattttatatatatatatatatatatatatatatatatatatatatatatatatatatatatatatatatatatatatatacgtatatatatatatatatatatatatatatatatatatatatatatatacatatatatatatatatatatatatacgtatatatatatatatatatatatagttgtgttcaaaattattcaaccccaatgctgtaaatggttttagggaatttagtgtacatttgtaattgtattcagaatgaaatcctacaaggacttcttaaagaaccatatgcaactaaaatgacatcaattagttttgtaatacagtagtaaatgtttcttttgtgaattcttcattgacataattattcaaccccttaaagactaccactctgaagaacagaggttcaatgaagtgttttcaatcaggtattgaaaacacctgtggatatcagggagcagcaataaagcctaatt from Silurus meridionalis isolate SWU-2019-XX chromosome 13, ASM1480568v1, whole genome shotgun sequence harbors:
- the si:ch211-218c6.8 gene encoding apoptosis facilitator Bcl-2-like protein 14; its protein translation is METMQADGQFTTEYKLLKIYHKKRKQKSRATLENTLDYKETLVKDALPRIQAASSHKFQSESVRVTASGKTAAFDQVADKLTHIVDHAPPVQDQVVTDHDAVQRLVSLLKEYGDLVNEKIVNDEELLSFLQGPFSYSLFEKLASAFIYSMVPPGKQKEEDDNQKKIAWTFEMTSRLSTLDLQPMNRVMGFGAQYVHQHFAPWIQQHGGWENAFESDEDVQ